A stretch of the Oncorhynchus clarkii lewisi isolate Uvic-CL-2024 chromosome 9, UVic_Ocla_1.0, whole genome shotgun sequence genome encodes the following:
- the LOC139417328 gene encoding sterile alpha motif domain-containing protein 10-like, with protein MAVDAASSFSFCRPAVEYRALPEDFNHLSRRTGGNLTWHDGRGQKTAGGRTVKLLQQPGTEKYQRRSGDSYGIYHTSPTQPSLIQPVVLWTQQDVCRWLKKHCPHNYLTYVEAFSHHAITGRALLRLNGEKLERMGLVQETLRQELLQQVLQLHMQEEGRNLQLLSRGGSFGNLS; from the exons CGGCCTCCAGTTTCAGTTTCTGCCGGCCTGCTGTGGAATACAGAGCGCTGCCGGAGGACTTCAACCACCTGAGTCGACGGACAGGAGGGAACCTGACTTGGCATGATGGGCGGGGTCAGAAAACAGCAGGGGGCCGGACAGTGAAGCTGCTCCAACAGCCTGGGACAGAGAAATATCAG CGCCGTTCAGGCGACTCCTATGGAATCTACCACACCAGCCCCACCCAGCCTAGTCTGATCCAGCCTGTGGTGTTATGGACTCAGCAGGACGTCTGCAGGTGGTTGAAGAAACACTGTCCTCACAACTACCTGACCTACGTAGAGGCCTTCTCTCATCACGCCATCACAG GCCGTGCTCTGTTGCGTCTGAATGGAGAGAAGCTGGAGAGGATGGGCTTGGTGCAAGAGACACTGAGGCAGGAGCTCCTACAGCAGGTGCTTCAACTGCATATGCAAGAGGAGGGACGAAACCTGCAGCTCCTtagcagag GAGGCTCCTTTGGAAATCTATCGTAA
- the LOC139416680 gene encoding uridine-cytidine kinase-like 1 isoform X2, with product MALSTSRHRRGQEEAECSGKKMSSRSDSGEDSLDRLLPGSPITAPRRKSTSQTKTEPPLLRTGTRTIYTAGRPPWYDEHGAQSKEAFVIGLCGGSASGKTTVANKIIEALDVPWVVLLSMDSFYKVLTPEEQTLATSNDYNFDHPGAFDFALLVATVKRLKQGKSVKIPVYDFTTHGRQKDWKTVYGASVVIFEGIMSFADKELLELLDMKIFVDTDSDIRLVRRLRRDITERGRDIEGVIKQYNKFVKPAFEQYIEPYIRLADIVVPRGGGNMVAIDLIVQHVHKQMEERELSVRAVLASAQQTQPLPQTLSVLEGTPQVKGLHTIIRNQETSRDEFIFYSKRLMRLLIEHALTFLPSQSCTVQTPQGQEYDGKRSFSGKGITGVSILRAGETMEPALRAVCKDVRIGKILIQTNLDSGEPELHYLRLPKDISEDHVILMDSTVSTGAAAMMAVRVLLDHEVQEENIALVSLLMAELGVHSVAYAFPKVKIITTAVDKSVDDFLQVIPGIGDFGDRYFGTDGGSSGWSDDEEQERPKQQT from the exons ATGGCGCTGTCCACCAGCCGGCACCGAAGAGGGCAAGAGGAAGCTGAGTGCAGCGGGAAGAAAATGTCATCGCGCTCAGACAG TGGGGAAGACTCGTTAGATCGGCTCCTGCCTGGCTCTCCTATCACGGCTCCACGCAGGAAAAGCACATCCCAGACTAAGACAGAGCCTCCCCTGCTTCGCACCGGCACACGCACCATTTACACAGCCGGCAGACCCCCCTGGTATGATGAGCATGGTGCACAATCCAAAGAGGCCTTCGTCATCG gGTTGTGTGGGGGCAGTGCGTCAGGGAAGACCACGGTGGCCAATAAGATCATTGAGGCTCTGGATGTCCCCTGGGTAGTGCTGTTGTCCATGGACTCCTTTTACAAG GTTCTGACCCCTGAGGAACAGACCCTGGCAACCAGTAACGACTACAACTTTGACCACCCAGGGGCGTTTGACTTTGCGCTGCTAGTTGCCACCGTTAAGAGACTCAAACAGGGCAAGAGCGTGAAGATCCCAGTGTATGACTTCACTACACACGGCAGACAGAAAGACTGG AAAACTGTGTATGGTGCAAGTGTGGTCATCTTTGAGGGGATTATGTCCTTTGCAGACAAAGAGCTTTTGGAG CTCCTAGACATGAAGATCTTTGTGGACACGGACTCAGACATCCGGCTGGTACGTCGGCTGCGCAGGGACATCACAGAGCGCGGGCGGGACATCGAGGGGGTCATCAAGCAGTACAACAAGTTTGTGAAGCCTGCGTTTGAGCAGTACATTGAACCCTACATTCGACTGGCAGACATTGTTGTGCCACGAG GTGGTGGTAACATGGTGGCCATTGACCTGATTGTCCAGCATGTCCACAAGCAGATGGAGGAG CGTGAGCTCAGTGTCAG GGCGGTCCTGGCCTCGGCCCAGCAGACTCAGCCCCTCCCCCAGACCCTCAGTGTGTTGGAGGGTACGCCTCAAGTTAAAGGCCTGCATACCATCATCAG gaaTCAGGAGACCAGTCGAGACGAGTTCATATTCTACTCCAAGAGGTTGATGCGCCTCCTTATTGAACATGCTCTAACATTCCTGCCCTCTCAG TCATGCACGGTACAGACCCCACAGGGCCAGGAGTATGATGGGAAGAGAAGCTTCAGTGGAAAAGGG ATTACAGGTGTGTCTATCCTGCGGGCAGGGGAGACCATGGAGCCTGCTCTGAGGGCTGTGTGTAAGGATGTCCGCATCGGCAAGATCCTCATCCAGACCAACCTGGACTCAGGAGAACCAGAG TTGCATTACCTGCGTCTGCCAAAAGACATCAGCGAGGACCATGTCATTCTAATGGACAGCACTGTGTCTACAGGCGCTGCAGCCATGATGGCTGTACGGGTCCTATTG GACCACGAGGTGCAGGAGGAGAACATTGCGCTGGTCTCTCTGCTCATGGCAGAGTTGGGGGTGCACTCGGTGGCCTACGCCTTCCCTAAGGTCAAAATCATCACCACAGCTGTGGACAAGAGTGTTGATGACTTCCTGCAAGTCATTCCAGGGATTG GGGACTTTGGGGACCGCTACTTTGGGACAGATGGTGGATCATCAGGCTGGAGTGACGATGAGGAACAGGAGCGACCGAAACAACAAACATGA
- the LOC139416680 gene encoding uridine-cytidine kinase-like 1 isoform X1 yields MALSTSRHRRGQEEAECSGKKMSSRSDSGSGEDSLDRLLPGSPITAPRRKSTSQTKTEPPLLRTGTRTIYTAGRPPWYDEHGAQSKEAFVIGLCGGSASGKTTVANKIIEALDVPWVVLLSMDSFYKVLTPEEQTLATSNDYNFDHPGAFDFALLVATVKRLKQGKSVKIPVYDFTTHGRQKDWKTVYGASVVIFEGIMSFADKELLELLDMKIFVDTDSDIRLVRRLRRDITERGRDIEGVIKQYNKFVKPAFEQYIEPYIRLADIVVPRGGGNMVAIDLIVQHVHKQMEERELSVRAVLASAQQTQPLPQTLSVLEGTPQVKGLHTIIRNQETSRDEFIFYSKRLMRLLIEHALTFLPSQSCTVQTPQGQEYDGKRSFSGKGITGVSILRAGETMEPALRAVCKDVRIGKILIQTNLDSGEPELHYLRLPKDISEDHVILMDSTVSTGAAAMMAVRVLLDHEVQEENIALVSLLMAELGVHSVAYAFPKVKIITTAVDKSVDDFLQVIPGIGDFGDRYFGTDGGSSGWSDDEEQERPKQQT; encoded by the exons ATGGCGCTGTCCACCAGCCGGCACCGAAGAGGGCAAGAGGAAGCTGAGTGCAGCGGGAAGAAAATGTCATCGCGCTCAGACAG TGGTAGTGGGGAAGACTCGTTAGATCGGCTCCTGCCTGGCTCTCCTATCACGGCTCCACGCAGGAAAAGCACATCCCAGACTAAGACAGAGCCTCCCCTGCTTCGCACCGGCACACGCACCATTTACACAGCCGGCAGACCCCCCTGGTATGATGAGCATGGTGCACAATCCAAAGAGGCCTTCGTCATCG gGTTGTGTGGGGGCAGTGCGTCAGGGAAGACCACGGTGGCCAATAAGATCATTGAGGCTCTGGATGTCCCCTGGGTAGTGCTGTTGTCCATGGACTCCTTTTACAAG GTTCTGACCCCTGAGGAACAGACCCTGGCAACCAGTAACGACTACAACTTTGACCACCCAGGGGCGTTTGACTTTGCGCTGCTAGTTGCCACCGTTAAGAGACTCAAACAGGGCAAGAGCGTGAAGATCCCAGTGTATGACTTCACTACACACGGCAGACAGAAAGACTGG AAAACTGTGTATGGTGCAAGTGTGGTCATCTTTGAGGGGATTATGTCCTTTGCAGACAAAGAGCTTTTGGAG CTCCTAGACATGAAGATCTTTGTGGACACGGACTCAGACATCCGGCTGGTACGTCGGCTGCGCAGGGACATCACAGAGCGCGGGCGGGACATCGAGGGGGTCATCAAGCAGTACAACAAGTTTGTGAAGCCTGCGTTTGAGCAGTACATTGAACCCTACATTCGACTGGCAGACATTGTTGTGCCACGAG GTGGTGGTAACATGGTGGCCATTGACCTGATTGTCCAGCATGTCCACAAGCAGATGGAGGAG CGTGAGCTCAGTGTCAG GGCGGTCCTGGCCTCGGCCCAGCAGACTCAGCCCCTCCCCCAGACCCTCAGTGTGTTGGAGGGTACGCCTCAAGTTAAAGGCCTGCATACCATCATCAG gaaTCAGGAGACCAGTCGAGACGAGTTCATATTCTACTCCAAGAGGTTGATGCGCCTCCTTATTGAACATGCTCTAACATTCCTGCCCTCTCAG TCATGCACGGTACAGACCCCACAGGGCCAGGAGTATGATGGGAAGAGAAGCTTCAGTGGAAAAGGG ATTACAGGTGTGTCTATCCTGCGGGCAGGGGAGACCATGGAGCCTGCTCTGAGGGCTGTGTGTAAGGATGTCCGCATCGGCAAGATCCTCATCCAGACCAACCTGGACTCAGGAGAACCAGAG TTGCATTACCTGCGTCTGCCAAAAGACATCAGCGAGGACCATGTCATTCTAATGGACAGCACTGTGTCTACAGGCGCTGCAGCCATGATGGCTGTACGGGTCCTATTG GACCACGAGGTGCAGGAGGAGAACATTGCGCTGGTCTCTCTGCTCATGGCAGAGTTGGGGGTGCACTCGGTGGCCTACGCCTTCCCTAAGGTCAAAATCATCACCACAGCTGTGGACAAGAGTGTTGATGACTTCCTGCAAGTCATTCCAGGGATTG GGGACTTTGGGGACCGCTACTTTGGGACAGATGGTGGATCATCAGGCTGGAGTGACGATGAGGAACAGGAGCGACCGAAACAACAAACATGA
- the LOC139416680 gene encoding uridine-cytidine kinase-like 1 isoform X4: protein MALSTSRHRRGQEEAECSGKKMSSRSDSGEDSLDRLLPGSPITAPRRKSTSQTKTEPPLLRTGTRTIYTAGRPPWYDEHGAQSKEAFVIGLCGGSASGKTTVANKIIEALDVPWVVLLSMDSFYKVLTPEEQTLATSNDYNFDHPGAFDFALLVATVKRLKQGKSVKIPVYDFTTHGRQKDWKTVYGASVVIFEGIMSFADKELLELLDMKIFVDTDSDIRLVRRLRRDITERGRDIEGVIKQYNKFVKPAFEQYIEPYIRLADIVVPRGGGNMVAIDLIVQHVHKQMEERELSVRAVLASAQQTQPLPQTLSVLEGTPQVKGLHTIIRNQETSRDEFIFYSKRLMRLLIEHALTFLPSQTPQGQEYDGKRSFSGKGITGVSILRAGETMEPALRAVCKDVRIGKILIQTNLDSGEPELHYLRLPKDISEDHVILMDSTVSTGAAAMMAVRVLLDHEVQEENIALVSLLMAELGVHSVAYAFPKVKIITTAVDKSVDDFLQVIPGIGDFGDRYFGTDGGSSGWSDDEEQERPKQQT from the exons ATGGCGCTGTCCACCAGCCGGCACCGAAGAGGGCAAGAGGAAGCTGAGTGCAGCGGGAAGAAAATGTCATCGCGCTCAGACAG TGGGGAAGACTCGTTAGATCGGCTCCTGCCTGGCTCTCCTATCACGGCTCCACGCAGGAAAAGCACATCCCAGACTAAGACAGAGCCTCCCCTGCTTCGCACCGGCACACGCACCATTTACACAGCCGGCAGACCCCCCTGGTATGATGAGCATGGTGCACAATCCAAAGAGGCCTTCGTCATCG gGTTGTGTGGGGGCAGTGCGTCAGGGAAGACCACGGTGGCCAATAAGATCATTGAGGCTCTGGATGTCCCCTGGGTAGTGCTGTTGTCCATGGACTCCTTTTACAAG GTTCTGACCCCTGAGGAACAGACCCTGGCAACCAGTAACGACTACAACTTTGACCACCCAGGGGCGTTTGACTTTGCGCTGCTAGTTGCCACCGTTAAGAGACTCAAACAGGGCAAGAGCGTGAAGATCCCAGTGTATGACTTCACTACACACGGCAGACAGAAAGACTGG AAAACTGTGTATGGTGCAAGTGTGGTCATCTTTGAGGGGATTATGTCCTTTGCAGACAAAGAGCTTTTGGAG CTCCTAGACATGAAGATCTTTGTGGACACGGACTCAGACATCCGGCTGGTACGTCGGCTGCGCAGGGACATCACAGAGCGCGGGCGGGACATCGAGGGGGTCATCAAGCAGTACAACAAGTTTGTGAAGCCTGCGTTTGAGCAGTACATTGAACCCTACATTCGACTGGCAGACATTGTTGTGCCACGAG GTGGTGGTAACATGGTGGCCATTGACCTGATTGTCCAGCATGTCCACAAGCAGATGGAGGAG CGTGAGCTCAGTGTCAG GGCGGTCCTGGCCTCGGCCCAGCAGACTCAGCCCCTCCCCCAGACCCTCAGTGTGTTGGAGGGTACGCCTCAAGTTAAAGGCCTGCATACCATCATCAG gaaTCAGGAGACCAGTCGAGACGAGTTCATATTCTACTCCAAGAGGTTGATGCGCCTCCTTATTGAACATGCTCTAACATTCCTGCCCTCTCAG ACCCCACAGGGCCAGGAGTATGATGGGAAGAGAAGCTTCAGTGGAAAAGGG ATTACAGGTGTGTCTATCCTGCGGGCAGGGGAGACCATGGAGCCTGCTCTGAGGGCTGTGTGTAAGGATGTCCGCATCGGCAAGATCCTCATCCAGACCAACCTGGACTCAGGAGAACCAGAG TTGCATTACCTGCGTCTGCCAAAAGACATCAGCGAGGACCATGTCATTCTAATGGACAGCACTGTGTCTACAGGCGCTGCAGCCATGATGGCTGTACGGGTCCTATTG GACCACGAGGTGCAGGAGGAGAACATTGCGCTGGTCTCTCTGCTCATGGCAGAGTTGGGGGTGCACTCGGTGGCCTACGCCTTCCCTAAGGTCAAAATCATCACCACAGCTGTGGACAAGAGTGTTGATGACTTCCTGCAAGTCATTCCAGGGATTG GGGACTTTGGGGACCGCTACTTTGGGACAGATGGTGGATCATCAGGCTGGAGTGACGATGAGGAACAGGAGCGACCGAAACAACAAACATGA
- the LOC139416680 gene encoding uridine-cytidine kinase-like 1 isoform X5: MTLPAYTGARISGCWSMTTRSGEDSLDRLLPGSPITAPRRKSTSQTKTEPPLLRTGTRTIYTAGRPPWYDEHGAQSKEAFVIGLCGGSASGKTTVANKIIEALDVPWVVLLSMDSFYKVLTPEEQTLATSNDYNFDHPGAFDFALLVATVKRLKQGKSVKIPVYDFTTHGRQKDWKTVYGASVVIFEGIMSFADKELLELLDMKIFVDTDSDIRLVRRLRRDITERGRDIEGVIKQYNKFVKPAFEQYIEPYIRLADIVVPRGGGNMVAIDLIVQHVHKQMEERELSVRAVLASAQQTQPLPQTLSVLEGTPQVKGLHTIIRNQETSRDEFIFYSKRLMRLLIEHALTFLPSQSCTVQTPQGQEYDGKRSFSGKGITGVSILRAGETMEPALRAVCKDVRIGKILIQTNLDSGEPELHYLRLPKDISEDHVILMDSTVSTGAAAMMAVRVLLDHEVQEENIALVSLLMAELGVHSVAYAFPKVKIITTAVDKSVDDFLQVIPGIGDFGDRYFGTDGGSSGWSDDEEQERPKQQT, encoded by the exons ATGACTCTGCCTGCATACACTGGAGCCAGAATCTCAGGCTGCTGGTCCATGACGACCCGCAG TGGGGAAGACTCGTTAGATCGGCTCCTGCCTGGCTCTCCTATCACGGCTCCACGCAGGAAAAGCACATCCCAGACTAAGACAGAGCCTCCCCTGCTTCGCACCGGCACACGCACCATTTACACAGCCGGCAGACCCCCCTGGTATGATGAGCATGGTGCACAATCCAAAGAGGCCTTCGTCATCG gGTTGTGTGGGGGCAGTGCGTCAGGGAAGACCACGGTGGCCAATAAGATCATTGAGGCTCTGGATGTCCCCTGGGTAGTGCTGTTGTCCATGGACTCCTTTTACAAG GTTCTGACCCCTGAGGAACAGACCCTGGCAACCAGTAACGACTACAACTTTGACCACCCAGGGGCGTTTGACTTTGCGCTGCTAGTTGCCACCGTTAAGAGACTCAAACAGGGCAAGAGCGTGAAGATCCCAGTGTATGACTTCACTACACACGGCAGACAGAAAGACTGG AAAACTGTGTATGGTGCAAGTGTGGTCATCTTTGAGGGGATTATGTCCTTTGCAGACAAAGAGCTTTTGGAG CTCCTAGACATGAAGATCTTTGTGGACACGGACTCAGACATCCGGCTGGTACGTCGGCTGCGCAGGGACATCACAGAGCGCGGGCGGGACATCGAGGGGGTCATCAAGCAGTACAACAAGTTTGTGAAGCCTGCGTTTGAGCAGTACATTGAACCCTACATTCGACTGGCAGACATTGTTGTGCCACGAG GTGGTGGTAACATGGTGGCCATTGACCTGATTGTCCAGCATGTCCACAAGCAGATGGAGGAG CGTGAGCTCAGTGTCAG GGCGGTCCTGGCCTCGGCCCAGCAGACTCAGCCCCTCCCCCAGACCCTCAGTGTGTTGGAGGGTACGCCTCAAGTTAAAGGCCTGCATACCATCATCAG gaaTCAGGAGACCAGTCGAGACGAGTTCATATTCTACTCCAAGAGGTTGATGCGCCTCCTTATTGAACATGCTCTAACATTCCTGCCCTCTCAG TCATGCACGGTACAGACCCCACAGGGCCAGGAGTATGATGGGAAGAGAAGCTTCAGTGGAAAAGGG ATTACAGGTGTGTCTATCCTGCGGGCAGGGGAGACCATGGAGCCTGCTCTGAGGGCTGTGTGTAAGGATGTCCGCATCGGCAAGATCCTCATCCAGACCAACCTGGACTCAGGAGAACCAGAG TTGCATTACCTGCGTCTGCCAAAAGACATCAGCGAGGACCATGTCATTCTAATGGACAGCACTGTGTCTACAGGCGCTGCAGCCATGATGGCTGTACGGGTCCTATTG GACCACGAGGTGCAGGAGGAGAACATTGCGCTGGTCTCTCTGCTCATGGCAGAGTTGGGGGTGCACTCGGTGGCCTACGCCTTCCCTAAGGTCAAAATCATCACCACAGCTGTGGACAAGAGTGTTGATGACTTCCTGCAAGTCATTCCAGGGATTG GGGACTTTGGGGACCGCTACTTTGGGACAGATGGTGGATCATCAGGCTGGAGTGACGATGAGGAACAGGAGCGACCGAAACAACAAACATGA
- the LOC139416680 gene encoding uridine-cytidine kinase-like 1 isoform X3: MTLPAYTGARISGCWSMTTRSGSGEDSLDRLLPGSPITAPRRKSTSQTKTEPPLLRTGTRTIYTAGRPPWYDEHGAQSKEAFVIGLCGGSASGKTTVANKIIEALDVPWVVLLSMDSFYKVLTPEEQTLATSNDYNFDHPGAFDFALLVATVKRLKQGKSVKIPVYDFTTHGRQKDWKTVYGASVVIFEGIMSFADKELLELLDMKIFVDTDSDIRLVRRLRRDITERGRDIEGVIKQYNKFVKPAFEQYIEPYIRLADIVVPRGGGNMVAIDLIVQHVHKQMEERELSVRAVLASAQQTQPLPQTLSVLEGTPQVKGLHTIIRNQETSRDEFIFYSKRLMRLLIEHALTFLPSQSCTVQTPQGQEYDGKRSFSGKGITGVSILRAGETMEPALRAVCKDVRIGKILIQTNLDSGEPELHYLRLPKDISEDHVILMDSTVSTGAAAMMAVRVLLDHEVQEENIALVSLLMAELGVHSVAYAFPKVKIITTAVDKSVDDFLQVIPGIGDFGDRYFGTDGGSSGWSDDEEQERPKQQT; the protein is encoded by the exons ATGACTCTGCCTGCATACACTGGAGCCAGAATCTCAGGCTGCTGGTCCATGACGACCCGCAG TGGTAGTGGGGAAGACTCGTTAGATCGGCTCCTGCCTGGCTCTCCTATCACGGCTCCACGCAGGAAAAGCACATCCCAGACTAAGACAGAGCCTCCCCTGCTTCGCACCGGCACACGCACCATTTACACAGCCGGCAGACCCCCCTGGTATGATGAGCATGGTGCACAATCCAAAGAGGCCTTCGTCATCG gGTTGTGTGGGGGCAGTGCGTCAGGGAAGACCACGGTGGCCAATAAGATCATTGAGGCTCTGGATGTCCCCTGGGTAGTGCTGTTGTCCATGGACTCCTTTTACAAG GTTCTGACCCCTGAGGAACAGACCCTGGCAACCAGTAACGACTACAACTTTGACCACCCAGGGGCGTTTGACTTTGCGCTGCTAGTTGCCACCGTTAAGAGACTCAAACAGGGCAAGAGCGTGAAGATCCCAGTGTATGACTTCACTACACACGGCAGACAGAAAGACTGG AAAACTGTGTATGGTGCAAGTGTGGTCATCTTTGAGGGGATTATGTCCTTTGCAGACAAAGAGCTTTTGGAG CTCCTAGACATGAAGATCTTTGTGGACACGGACTCAGACATCCGGCTGGTACGTCGGCTGCGCAGGGACATCACAGAGCGCGGGCGGGACATCGAGGGGGTCATCAAGCAGTACAACAAGTTTGTGAAGCCTGCGTTTGAGCAGTACATTGAACCCTACATTCGACTGGCAGACATTGTTGTGCCACGAG GTGGTGGTAACATGGTGGCCATTGACCTGATTGTCCAGCATGTCCACAAGCAGATGGAGGAG CGTGAGCTCAGTGTCAG GGCGGTCCTGGCCTCGGCCCAGCAGACTCAGCCCCTCCCCCAGACCCTCAGTGTGTTGGAGGGTACGCCTCAAGTTAAAGGCCTGCATACCATCATCAG gaaTCAGGAGACCAGTCGAGACGAGTTCATATTCTACTCCAAGAGGTTGATGCGCCTCCTTATTGAACATGCTCTAACATTCCTGCCCTCTCAG TCATGCACGGTACAGACCCCACAGGGCCAGGAGTATGATGGGAAGAGAAGCTTCAGTGGAAAAGGG ATTACAGGTGTGTCTATCCTGCGGGCAGGGGAGACCATGGAGCCTGCTCTGAGGGCTGTGTGTAAGGATGTCCGCATCGGCAAGATCCTCATCCAGACCAACCTGGACTCAGGAGAACCAGAG TTGCATTACCTGCGTCTGCCAAAAGACATCAGCGAGGACCATGTCATTCTAATGGACAGCACTGTGTCTACAGGCGCTGCAGCCATGATGGCTGTACGGGTCCTATTG GACCACGAGGTGCAGGAGGAGAACATTGCGCTGGTCTCTCTGCTCATGGCAGAGTTGGGGGTGCACTCGGTGGCCTACGCCTTCCCTAAGGTCAAAATCATCACCACAGCTGTGGACAAGAGTGTTGATGACTTCCTGCAAGTCATTCCAGGGATTG GGGACTTTGGGGACCGCTACTTTGGGACAGATGGTGGATCATCAGGCTGGAGTGACGATGAGGAACAGGAGCGACCGAAACAACAAACATGA
- the LOC139416680 gene encoding uridine-cytidine kinase-like 1 isoform X6 has protein sequence MDSFYKVLTPEEQTLATSNDYNFDHPGAFDFALLVATVKRLKQGKSVKIPVYDFTTHGRQKDWKTVYGASVVIFEGIMSFADKELLELLDMKIFVDTDSDIRLVRRLRRDITERGRDIEGVIKQYNKFVKPAFEQYIEPYIRLADIVVPRGGGNMVAIDLIVQHVHKQMEERELSVRAVLASAQQTQPLPQTLSVLEGTPQVKGLHTIIRNQETSRDEFIFYSKRLMRLLIEHALTFLPSQSCTVQTPQGQEYDGKRSFSGKGITGVSILRAGETMEPALRAVCKDVRIGKILIQTNLDSGEPELHYLRLPKDISEDHVILMDSTVSTGAAAMMAVRVLLDHEVQEENIALVSLLMAELGVHSVAYAFPKVKIITTAVDKSVDDFLQVIPGIGDFGDRYFGTDGGSSGWSDDEEQERPKQQT, from the exons ATGGACTCCTTTTACAAG GTTCTGACCCCTGAGGAACAGACCCTGGCAACCAGTAACGACTACAACTTTGACCACCCAGGGGCGTTTGACTTTGCGCTGCTAGTTGCCACCGTTAAGAGACTCAAACAGGGCAAGAGCGTGAAGATCCCAGTGTATGACTTCACTACACACGGCAGACAGAAAGACTGG AAAACTGTGTATGGTGCAAGTGTGGTCATCTTTGAGGGGATTATGTCCTTTGCAGACAAAGAGCTTTTGGAG CTCCTAGACATGAAGATCTTTGTGGACACGGACTCAGACATCCGGCTGGTACGTCGGCTGCGCAGGGACATCACAGAGCGCGGGCGGGACATCGAGGGGGTCATCAAGCAGTACAACAAGTTTGTGAAGCCTGCGTTTGAGCAGTACATTGAACCCTACATTCGACTGGCAGACATTGTTGTGCCACGAG GTGGTGGTAACATGGTGGCCATTGACCTGATTGTCCAGCATGTCCACAAGCAGATGGAGGAG CGTGAGCTCAGTGTCAG GGCGGTCCTGGCCTCGGCCCAGCAGACTCAGCCCCTCCCCCAGACCCTCAGTGTGTTGGAGGGTACGCCTCAAGTTAAAGGCCTGCATACCATCATCAG gaaTCAGGAGACCAGTCGAGACGAGTTCATATTCTACTCCAAGAGGTTGATGCGCCTCCTTATTGAACATGCTCTAACATTCCTGCCCTCTCAG TCATGCACGGTACAGACCCCACAGGGCCAGGAGTATGATGGGAAGAGAAGCTTCAGTGGAAAAGGG ATTACAGGTGTGTCTATCCTGCGGGCAGGGGAGACCATGGAGCCTGCTCTGAGGGCTGTGTGTAAGGATGTCCGCATCGGCAAGATCCTCATCCAGACCAACCTGGACTCAGGAGAACCAGAG TTGCATTACCTGCGTCTGCCAAAAGACATCAGCGAGGACCATGTCATTCTAATGGACAGCACTGTGTCTACAGGCGCTGCAGCCATGATGGCTGTACGGGTCCTATTG GACCACGAGGTGCAGGAGGAGAACATTGCGCTGGTCTCTCTGCTCATGGCAGAGTTGGGGGTGCACTCGGTGGCCTACGCCTTCCCTAAGGTCAAAATCATCACCACAGCTGTGGACAAGAGTGTTGATGACTTCCTGCAAGTCATTCCAGGGATTG GGGACTTTGGGGACCGCTACTTTGGGACAGATGGTGGATCATCAGGCTGGAGTGACGATGAGGAACAGGAGCGACCGAAACAACAAACATGA